From a region of the Apibacter sp. B3706 genome:
- the tgt gene encoding tRNA guanosine(34) transglycosylase Tgt — protein MFFSSNVKDKNSKARAGILQTDHGKVETPIFMPVGTVGSVKSVHQRELKEDIKAQIILGNTYHLYLRPGTDILYKAGGLHKFIHWDRPILTDSGGYQVFSLSQTRKIQEEGVKFKSHIDGSYHFFTPEKSMEIQRYIGGDIFMAFDECTPYPCDYSYAKNSLEITHKWLKRCVKWCDENPEFYNYKQHLFPIVQGSTFDDLRKFSAEFISSVNADGNAIGGLSVGEPEEEMYRITDLVTDILPLEKPRYLMGVGTPWNILESISLGIDMMDCVMPTRNARNGMLFTWDGVINIKNKKWADDFSELDPKGTAFVDHDYSKAYLRHLFSANEFLGKQIASVHNLAFYLDLVKTARKHIVEGDFTSWKKSVIPQLRNRL, from the coding sequence ATGTTTTTTAGTAGTAACGTTAAAGATAAAAATTCTAAAGCAAGAGCAGGTATTCTGCAAACCGATCATGGAAAAGTAGAAACCCCTATTTTTATGCCGGTAGGAACGGTTGGATCAGTAAAATCAGTACATCAGAGAGAACTAAAAGAAGATATTAAAGCCCAAATCATTTTAGGAAATACTTATCATCTATATCTTAGACCGGGTACCGATATATTATACAAGGCCGGAGGGTTACATAAATTTATCCATTGGGATCGTCCTATCCTTACAGATAGTGGAGGTTATCAAGTATTTTCTCTTTCTCAAACTCGTAAAATCCAAGAAGAAGGAGTAAAATTTAAATCGCACATTGACGGATCGTATCATTTTTTTACACCTGAAAAATCTATGGAAATCCAACGATATATCGGAGGGGATATCTTTATGGCGTTTGATGAATGTACCCCCTATCCTTGCGATTATTCCTATGCTAAAAATTCATTGGAAATTACGCATAAATGGCTTAAACGTTGTGTGAAATGGTGTGATGAAAATCCGGAATTTTATAATTATAAACAACATTTATTCCCTATTGTACAAGGAAGTACCTTCGATGATTTACGCAAATTTTCAGCAGAATTTATTTCCTCTGTCAATGCGGATGGTAATGCTATTGGTGGGTTAAGCGTTGGAGAACCGGAAGAAGAAATGTATCGTATCACCGATTTGGTAACCGATATTTTGCCTCTTGAAAAACCGAGATATTTAATGGGTGTAGGTACTCCATGGAATATTTTGGAATCCATTTCTTTAGGTATTGATATGATGGACTGTGTAATGCCTACTCGAAATGCCCGAAACGGTATGCTATTTACCTGGGATGGCGTTATTAATATTAAAAACAAAAAATGGGCGGATGATTTTTCCGAACTGGACCCTAAAGGTACTGCTTTTGTTGACCATGATTACTCCAAAGCCTATCTAAGGCATTTGTTTTCTGCTAATGAATTTTTAGGAAAACAAATTGCTTCTGTACATAATCTTGCTTTTTATTTAGACTTGGTTAAAACCGCTCGTAAACATATTGTAGAAGGTGATTTTACAAGTTGGAAAAAATCGGTCATTCCGCAGCTAAGAAACAGATTATGA
- a CDS encoding LptF/LptG family permease, with protein sequence MEKIGHSAAKKQIMITILDRYIIRNFLGTLFFMLLLLIAVFVIIDIQSHYQEFSENGFSVLDTLKLYYPFYVIWAVNVFASILVFISVIYFTSRMANNTEIVAITSSGTSFFRFSRPYFIVGIMIALGSFMTNHFLLPWANIKKNEFNVKILTGNKKDAYMANQNISAQISPTEYIFVNSYNRQMKRGTGFLYQKFNEKRILLHELRSAEIYWSEEDNTYVLGNYYEKEMSSNGNIVSLKNGNTLKKHFNFTPDELLPEAFVAETMNTPELREFIKKEKMRGANNVNIYLNELHQRTSSSVAVVILTFLALSLSSTKKRGGLGINLAIGISCAFLYIFSFQALQVFSSKGILPSWFAVWLPNIIFGIITLVLYVKRAYA encoded by the coding sequence TTGGAAAAAATCGGTCATTCCGCAGCTAAGAAACAGATTATGATTACTATTTTAGACCGGTATATTATTCGAAACTTTCTGGGAACCTTGTTTTTCATGCTGCTTCTTTTAATTGCTGTTTTTGTGATTATTGATATTCAAAGTCATTATCAGGAATTCAGCGAAAACGGATTTTCCGTATTGGATACCCTAAAATTATATTATCCGTTTTATGTTATTTGGGCAGTAAATGTTTTTGCATCCATACTGGTTTTTATTTCAGTAATTTATTTTACCTCTCGAATGGCAAATAATACGGAAATTGTTGCCATAACCAGCTCAGGGACCAGTTTTTTCAGATTTTCACGACCCTATTTTATCGTGGGAATCATGATTGCGTTAGGTTCTTTTATGACCAATCATTTTCTTCTTCCTTGGGCAAACATTAAAAAGAATGAGTTTAATGTAAAAATTCTTACCGGAAACAAAAAAGATGCCTATATGGCCAATCAAAATATATCTGCACAAATATCTCCTACAGAATATATTTTCGTTAACAGTTATAATCGTCAAATGAAGAGAGGAACGGGATTTTTATATCAGAAATTTAATGAAAAAAGAATATTGCTGCATGAATTACGTTCTGCTGAAATTTATTGGTCTGAAGAAGACAATACTTATGTCTTAGGCAACTATTACGAAAAGGAAATGTCTTCTAATGGAAATATAGTATCTTTAAAAAACGGAAATACGTTAAAAAAACATTTTAATTTTACTCCTGATGAATTACTGCCTGAAGCCTTTGTAGCAGAAACTATGAATACTCCTGAATTAAGAGAATTTATAAAAAAAGAAAAGATGAGAGGTGCTAATAATGTAAATATCTATCTTAATGAGCTTCATCAAAGAACCAGCTCATCTGTAGCTGTAGTTATTCTTACCTTCCTTGCCTTATCTCTTTCTTCAACCAAAAAAAGAGGCGGATTAGGAATAAATTTGGCGATTGGTATATCCTGTGCTTTTTTATATATATTTTCTTTCCAAGCCTTACAAGTATTCTCTTCCAAAGGAATTTTACCTTCTTGGTTTGCAGTATGGCTCCCTAATATTATTTTTGGTATAATTACTTTAGTCTTGTATGTAAAACGCGCATACGCATAA
- the tsaB gene encoding tRNA (adenosine(37)-N6)-threonylcarbamoyltransferase complex dimerization subunit type 1 TsaB encodes MNILHIETSSKNCSVAIGTDGKINSYCEEISQDYKHSENLHLFIQWALEGAELALSDIHAVSVGKGPGSYTGLRIGLASAKGFCFGNDIPLISINSLYILAVPYLNSEYDYIIPVIDARRMEIYTSVLNKKGEYLIKTHAHVLNEKSFEQISSKKVLFVGDAVEKTENFLKETSFPLENATFINAYPQAKNMVDLSYKKFQQTIFEDVAYFDPLYLKDWK; translated from the coding sequence ATCAACATTCTTCATATAGAAACCTCTTCAAAAAACTGTTCGGTAGCGATTGGAACTGACGGTAAAATAAATTCATATTGTGAAGAAATATCCCAAGATTATAAACATAGCGAAAATCTTCATTTATTTATTCAATGGGCTCTTGAAGGTGCAGAATTAGCACTTTCAGATATCCACGCCGTCTCTGTAGGAAAAGGCCCCGGATCTTATACGGGTTTACGTATAGGATTAGCATCAGCCAAAGGGTTTTGTTTTGGAAATGATATCCCACTAATCTCCATAAACTCTTTATATATTTTAGCCGTTCCCTATTTAAATTCCGAGTATGATTATATTATCCCTGTTATTGATGCGAGAAGGATGGAAATTTACACGTCAGTCCTAAATAAAAAAGGTGAATATCTAATTAAGACTCATGCTCATGTTTTAAATGAAAAATCTTTTGAACAAATAAGTTCAAAGAAAGTACTCTTTGTTGGAGATGCTGTTGAAAAAACTGAAAATTTCTTGAAAGAAACTTCATTTCCTTTGGAAAACGCTACCTTTATTAATGCTTATCCTCAAGCAAAAAATATGGTTGATCTCTCATATAAAAAATTCCAACAAACTATATTTGAAGATGTTGCCTATTTCGATCCTTTGTATTTAAAAGATTGGAAATAG
- a CDS encoding MBG domain-containing protein translates to MKHLYFVLILLQTIGIGSFYSQEKNSILTESSQTLKERTYQHLIMYGQSLSTGAQSYPALSTENIEGNYMIGDQVWIEQGNTNFTEFNPLKASTAIMYQNYPKNRASITLAETPLVGLVNHLQLKQPKAGIKYLASSDGENGKSIEALSKKGYFKTNYYNNYFLKSVESAANIARSNGYKMVTPAIFWLQGEYNYFTLHDDNTSGATLDKYGYKKLLVELKNDMQKDIMNAYGQTKKPVFITYQVGSLRNDDNLNIGLAQLELSNTYDDIINAGPIYHLPHRGIHMDANGYRWYGEMLAKVYYKTQVLGEDFKPLQPKQIYRISSNSVGIIFHVPQPPLVFDTNLVQALPNYGFKIKNNGVEQNISEVKIDSNNNTIIISCTNAITGNVEVIYGQQNIYLNNKLLIKAGNLRDSDNYPAFFTYVDLDAKKDGEYIYPREKSETTLRPDNEPKDKDGSFLHGKPYPLYNFSVAFSYTLDANRNSVFMPGFRSKQDILYVKKGSNGDGSSWENALGELADALKIAEEQNMGNEIQVNQIWVAKGSYSPLYTAGDGGNANDRSFVLPKNVEIYGGFTGTETSVSQRDWKNNSTTLQGDNVYHVVISSGDAGKTVLDGFTIKGGNASLATKACNKWPFNTLCHIMLNNSWIFTGYGGGVYLSNSSPKLKNLIIEENKAADAGAGLIIDVSSPLLSNVTIKDNILKGNEVIGGGGVYNYKSSPNLVNVTINNNKIEATNSTVGGGIYNHESIQPKLTNVLIADNSITIYSKNKNVIGRGGGIFNKNSGLLLTNSLIVRNKSHVGGGIYMEGTDGSKFTNVTVSDNEVLANRGSGLYCNSADPIIYNSIIWGNKPNTTFNDEGQKPIFNYSLVQYNFSTDNFNLSGQTDPLFEDGYKLNLNSPVINKGNNEYITATNKDLDNNPRIVNKTVDIGAYEYQNEALCNSFNDITIKDTEVTYDGTPKEIILNDLPDHISAEIKYKGIGNTSYNESSDAPIDAGTYLVIVQLKNNSESTDCETTLTANLTINKAITEIVSDDLYTYIYDGKEKKVFASHNHTDSSITYEPQQEYVNAGGYTITAKSAETKNYLAAKKDIILVIEKANFTNISLPEISVTYDGLEKSVEITGTVPAETDIVYEYEGINATSYPKQKNKPVNSGTYLVTATVSNPNYNTLLIQGKLIINKANFNGIKLNEKVTTYNGDKHNNVITVSDKLPNNTEIKYEYEGVKHTSYPKNTEEPINSGTYKVTATITNSNYNTLILNNNLIINKAEAIIIAEDEQSFIYDGNEKNISATLNHSESQLQYLPNNTYINAGDYEIKIEAPESDNYQKASKKVILKIKRAKTVITAQSIQIYTYDGKEKTVTGSINHKETTIDFHPQKGYINAGEYSITLKTRQTNNYEAASLDVKLIIEKAQSIISADDIQTFFYNGKQRNISATLNHNEADLTFSPQKGFTESGSYDIVINAPASTNYESGSKKVKLIIKKAEALITGNEIQTYTFDGTVKNVVAQLNHDEATLTYSPQRGYTDAGSYKIIVSAPSTSNYEAVTKSITLNINKAVSYPSTIKLESKTFTYDGNPHSLFVEDYPEGTQINYENNDKIKSGTYTVTATLIHKNYKDVQLFAQLIINKAPSIISAEDLQNFTYDGKEKVVTASLNHNETSLSYFPQQGYSQAGKYTITAKAAESNNYKHSSKHIVLNIEKANAEITADEVQTFTYDGNLKKISATLNHNETELTFSPVNGFTNAGEYTITISAKATNNYKSVTKTVILRIEKAEASIIADDTQIFTYDGSVKNVKAILNHKEAHVTYSPKQGYTEVGSYAITANAPETSNYKKVSKEITLKINYPNKFPTSVKLENKSFTYNGEPHRLVISGLPESTQVSYLNNEHIKAGTYLVTAILTHPNYGKAEYTATLTIDKAKAIISADDVQSFIYDGLVKNVTATLNHTETDLIYPQGYINAGEYTITVSAPESDNYKEASKIITLKIEKATTLISAEEIQTATYDGTVKKVNAYLNHNETAINFVPNEGGYINAGTYKITIEAPATQNYKAASKTVTLKINKADAEIMAPEFQTYDYDGTVKKVTARLNHDEAVISYEPQQGYTDIGIYIITASAPETTNYNKVSKDIKLKIVATNSFPASVLLESKSFIYDGKPHSLSVTGIPESTQVSYENNGHTNAGSYLVKAKLNHPNYGSAEYTATLTIDKAPSIISGSDTQTLTYDGSVKNVTATLNHTESNLIYSPQEIRNAGEYVITVFAPGSKNYKEASKQITLIIKKAVANISADETQKFTYDGSVKNVTATLNHTETNLIYTPQSFINAGIHKVTVSAPETQNYLEVSKQISLIIEKAKSVISADDTQTFIYDGSVKNVQANLNHTETNLIYSPQQGYIEEGSYDIIIIANESSNYLASSKNVKLVINKNSLGVDDITVENKEIKIAPNPVSTILKIAFSKPLVKKEVISIYDLMGRLIMKTTIAPGEKIKEVDFNGYYSGVYILKYKNKVFKIVKE, encoded by the coding sequence ATGAAACATCTATATTTTGTTCTTATTTTACTGCAAACTATAGGCATTGGGTCCTTTTATTCGCAAGAAAAAAATTCAATACTTACAGAATCTTCTCAAACACTAAAAGAGAGAACCTACCAACACCTAATTATGTATGGACAAAGTTTGTCCACCGGAGCTCAATCGTATCCCGCTCTATCTACCGAAAATATTGAGGGAAACTATATGATAGGAGATCAAGTCTGGATCGAGCAAGGAAATACCAATTTCACAGAATTTAATCCGCTGAAAGCTTCCACTGCCATAATGTACCAAAATTATCCTAAAAACAGAGCATCCATTACTTTAGCGGAAACTCCTTTAGTTGGCCTGGTAAACCATTTACAATTAAAGCAACCCAAAGCAGGGATTAAATATCTGGCTTCATCCGATGGAGAAAATGGAAAAAGCATTGAAGCTTTATCTAAAAAAGGGTATTTTAAAACTAATTATTATAACAATTATTTTTTAAAATCAGTTGAATCTGCTGCAAATATTGCCCGATCTAATGGTTATAAAATGGTCACTCCGGCTATTTTTTGGCTTCAAGGAGAATACAATTATTTTACTCTTCATGATGATAATACTAGTGGTGCTACTCTTGACAAATACGGTTATAAAAAACTTCTGGTTGAATTAAAAAATGATATGCAGAAAGATATCATGAATGCTTATGGGCAAACTAAAAAACCGGTATTTATTACCTATCAAGTAGGATCGTTACGAAATGATGATAATCTCAATATTGGACTCGCTCAATTAGAATTATCAAATACATATGATGACATTATAAATGCCGGCCCAATTTATCATTTGCCACACAGAGGAATTCATATGGATGCCAACGGATACAGATGGTATGGTGAAATGTTGGCAAAAGTGTATTATAAAACCCAAGTACTAGGCGAAGATTTTAAACCTCTACAACCTAAACAGATCTATCGTATATCTTCGAATTCAGTGGGGATTATATTTCATGTACCTCAACCACCTCTGGTATTTGATACCAATCTTGTGCAAGCACTTCCCAATTATGGATTTAAAATAAAGAATAACGGGGTGGAACAAAATATATCTGAGGTAAAAATCGATTCGAATAATAATACGATAATTATTTCTTGTACAAATGCTATTACCGGAAATGTAGAGGTCATATACGGACAGCAAAATATATATCTTAATAATAAATTATTGATTAAAGCCGGAAATCTAAGGGATAGTGATAACTATCCTGCTTTTTTTACTTATGTAGATTTGGATGCTAAAAAGGATGGCGAATATATCTATCCAAGAGAAAAATCAGAAACAACCTTAAGACCGGACAATGAACCTAAAGATAAGGACGGGAGTTTTTTACATGGCAAACCTTATCCGTTGTATAATTTTAGTGTAGCTTTCAGTTACACTCTGGATGCTAATAGAAATTCAGTTTTTATGCCCGGTTTCAGATCCAAACAAGACATTTTATATGTTAAAAAAGGTAGTAATGGAGATGGAAGTTCTTGGGAAAATGCTTTGGGAGAATTAGCTGATGCTTTAAAAATTGCCGAAGAGCAGAATATGGGTAATGAGATACAGGTTAACCAAATATGGGTTGCTAAAGGTTCTTATTCTCCATTATATACTGCAGGTGATGGAGGAAATGCTAATGATCGTTCATTTGTATTACCAAAAAATGTAGAAATTTATGGTGGATTTACTGGAACAGAAACATCCGTTAGTCAAAGAGATTGGAAAAATAATAGTACTACGCTCCAAGGGGATAATGTTTACCATGTTGTTATTTCATCAGGAGATGCCGGAAAAACAGTTCTTGACGGTTTCACTATAAAAGGAGGTAATGCAAGTCTAGCTACTAAAGCATGTAATAAATGGCCATTTAATACCCTTTGTCACATTATGCTTAATAATAGTTGGATTTTTACAGGATACGGAGGAGGAGTTTATCTTTCCAATTCATCGCCCAAACTAAAAAATTTGATTATTGAAGAAAACAAAGCAGCGGATGCCGGAGCCGGTTTAATAATTGATGTATCTAGCCCTTTATTAAGCAATGTTACAATAAAAGATAATATATTAAAAGGTAATGAGGTAATTGGTGGTGGCGGCGTTTATAATTATAAATCATCACCTAACCTAGTTAATGTTACCATTAATAATAATAAAATTGAAGCAACTAATAGCACTGTTGGTGGCGGAATATATAATCATGAATCAATACAACCCAAACTAACTAATGTACTAATTGCTGATAATTCAATTACTATTTATTCCAAAAATAAAAATGTAATTGGTAGAGGTGGAGGTATTTTTAATAAAAACTCCGGTTTATTATTAACTAACTCTTTAATTGTTAGAAATAAATCCCACGTAGGTGGAGGTATTTATATGGAAGGAACAGATGGATCTAAATTTACAAATGTTACTGTTTCAGACAATGAAGTTTTGGCTAATAGAGGAAGTGGTTTATATTGTAATTCTGCTGACCCAATAATTTACAATAGTATTATTTGGGGCAACAAACCCAATACAACCTTTAATGATGAAGGTCAAAAACCTATTTTTAATTATAGTTTAGTTCAATATAATTTTTCCACCGATAATTTTAATTTAAGCGGTCAAACAGATCCTTTATTCGAAGACGGATATAAATTAAATCTAAACAGTCCGGTTATAAATAAGGGCAATAATGAGTATATAACTGCAACGAATAAAGACTTAGACAACAACCCTCGAATTGTTAACAAAACCGTAGATATAGGTGCTTATGAATATCAAAATGAAGCTTTATGTAACAGCTTTAATGATATTACGATTAAAGACACAGAAGTAACTTATGATGGAACACCTAAAGAAATTATTTTAAATGATCTTCCGGATCATATAAGTGCAGAAATCAAATATAAAGGTATCGGGAATACTTCTTATAATGAAAGTTCTGACGCTCCTATTGATGCCGGAACTTATTTAGTAATCGTTCAATTAAAAAATAATTCTGAATCAACTGATTGCGAAACAACTCTTACAGCAAATTTGACTATCAATAAAGCTATAACTGAAATTGTTTCGGATGATTTATATACCTACATTTACGATGGAAAAGAAAAGAAAGTATTCGCTTCCCATAATCATACTGATTCTTCAATTACTTATGAACCCCAACAAGAATATGTAAATGCCGGTGGGTATACCATAACAGCAAAATCTGCTGAAACAAAAAATTACCTTGCCGCAAAAAAAGATATTATATTAGTTATAGAAAAAGCAAACTTTACTAATATTTCATTACCTGAAATAAGTGTTACTTATGATGGTTTAGAAAAATCTGTTGAGATTACCGGAACTGTACCGGCAGAAACCGATATAGTGTATGAATACGAAGGCATTAATGCAACATCCTATCCTAAACAAAAAAATAAACCTGTAAATAGTGGTACTTACCTTGTAACGGCAACAGTAAGTAACCCTAATTATAATACCCTGTTGATACAAGGTAAATTAATAATTAATAAGGCAAATTTTAACGGTATTAAACTTAATGAGAAAGTTACTACTTACAATGGTGATAAACATAATAATGTTATCACTGTTTCAGATAAACTCCCCAACAATACCGAAATAAAATATGAATACGAAGGAGTTAAACATACTTCATATCCTAAAAATACAGAAGAACCGATCAATTCCGGTACATACAAGGTGACAGCCACTATAACAAACAGTAATTATAATACACTGATTCTAAACAACAACCTTATAATAAACAAAGCTGAAGCAATTATTATAGCTGAAGACGAACAAAGTTTTATTTATGATGGTAATGAGAAAAATATAAGTGCCACTCTTAATCATTCGGAAAGCCAACTTCAATATTTACCTAACAATACATATATTAATGCAGGAGACTATGAAATAAAAATTGAAGCTCCGGAATCAGATAATTACCAAAAGGCCAGTAAGAAAGTAATATTAAAAATTAAAAGGGCAAAAACTGTAATTACAGCCCAAAGTATACAAATATATACATATGATGGCAAGGAAAAAACTGTTACCGGCTCTATTAATCATAAGGAAACCACCATTGATTTTCATCCCCAAAAAGGATATATTAATGCCGGAGAATATTCAATAACATTAAAAACAAGACAAACCAATAATTATGAAGCAGCATCATTAGATGTAAAATTGATTATTGAAAAAGCACAATCCATAATTTCTGCTGATGATATACAAACATTTTTCTATAATGGTAAACAAAGAAACATTTCTGCAACTTTAAACCATAATGAGGCAGATTTAACCTTTAGCCCTCAAAAAGGCTTTACTGAATCAGGTTCTTATGATATTGTTATAAATGCACCCGCTTCAACAAATTATGAATCCGGTTCAAAGAAAGTTAAACTTATTATTAAAAAAGCGGAGGCTTTAATCACCGGTAACGAAATTCAAACATATACTTTTGATGGGACAGTAAAAAATGTAGTTGCTCAATTAAACCATGACGAAGCCACACTTACCTATTCTCCACAAAGAGGATATACAGATGCCGGCTCCTATAAAATTATCGTTAGTGCTCCTTCTACTTCTAATTATGAAGCTGTTACTAAATCCATTACTTTAAATATTAATAAAGCTGTTTCTTATCCATCAACGATTAAATTAGAAAGTAAAACATTTACTTATGATGGAAATCCACATAGTTTATTTGTTGAAGATTATCCGGAAGGCACACAAATTAATTATGAAAATAATGATAAAATTAAAAGTGGAACATATACAGTTACCGCCACTTTAATACATAAAAATTACAAAGACGTTCAATTATTCGCTCAATTAATCATTAATAAAGCTCCTTCAATTATATCCGCTGAAGATTTACAAAATTTCACTTATGATGGTAAAGAAAAAGTTGTAACGGCTTCTCTAAATCATAATGAGACATCCTTATCTTATTTTCCACAACAAGGATACAGTCAGGCGGGTAAATATACAATTACCGCTAAAGCTGCAGAGTCTAATAATTATAAACATTCTTCAAAACATATTGTTTTAAACATTGAAAAAGCTAATGCTGAAATTACGGCCGATGAGGTACAAACATTTACTTATGATGGAAATTTAAAAAAGATATCAGCTACACTTAATCATAATGAAACCGAATTAACCTTTTCACCGGTAAATGGATTTACAAATGCCGGAGAATATACAATTACCATTTCCGCTAAAGCAACTAATAATTATAAATCTGTTACTAAAACTGTAATTTTAAGAATTGAAAAAGCAGAGGCTTCCATTATTGCTGATGATACGCAAATATTTACATATGATGGTTCTGTTAAAAATGTAAAGGCTATTTTAAATCATAAAGAAGCTCATGTAACATATAGTCCTAAACAAGGATATACTGAGGTAGGATCCTATGCTATTACAGCTAATGCTCCTGAAACATCTAATTATAAAAAAGTTTCTAAGGAAATTACACTGAAAATTAATTATCCTAACAAATTCCCGACTTCTGTGAAGTTGGAAAATAAATCTTTCACATACAACGGAGAACCTCATAGATTAGTAATTTCCGGATTACCGGAATCTACCCAAGTTTCATATCTAAATAATGAACATATAAAGGCGGGTACATACTTGGTTACAGCGATATTAACTCATCCTAATTATGGTAAAGCAGAGTATACCGCAACCCTAACCATTGATAAGGCTAAGGCAATTATTTCCGCTGATGATGTACAATCATTTATCTATGATGGTTTAGTTAAGAATGTGACAGCTACCCTTAATCATACGGAAACTGATTTAATTTATCCACAAGGTTACATTAATGCCGGGGAATATACTATAACAGTGAGTGCGCCTGAATCTGATAATTATAAAGAAGCTTCTAAAATAATCACTTTAAAAATTGAAAAAGCTACTACATTAATTTCAGCCGAAGAGATACAAACTGCCACCTATGATGGAACAGTTAAAAAAGTTAATGCTTACCTAAATCACAACGAAACAGCAATCAATTTTGTCCCTAATGAAGGGGGCTATATCAATGCAGGAACTTATAAAATTACCATTGAAGCTCCAGCCACTCAAAATTATAAGGCAGCATCCAAAACTGTAACATTAAAAATTAATAAGGCTGATGCTGAAATTATGGCTCCAGAATTCCAAACATATGATTATGATGGAACCGTGAAAAAAGTTACTGCCAGACTTAATCATGACGAAGCTGTAATTTCCTATGAACCTCAACAAGGATATACAGATATAGGAATTTATATAATTACGGCCAGTGCTCCTGAAACTACTAATTACAATAAAGTTTCAAAAGATATTAAATTAAAAATTGTTGCAACTAATTCATTTCCGGCTTCTGTCTTATTGGAAAGTAAATCATTTATATATGATGGCAAACCACATAGTTTATCGGTTACAGGTATACCGGAATCAACTCAAGTTTCTTATGAAAACAATGGTCATACAAATGCCGGTTCTTACTTAGTTAAAGCTAAATTAAATCACCCTAATTACGGTTCTGCGGAATATACGGCTACTCTCACCATCGATAAGGCTCCGTCCATTATTTCCGGTTCTGATACGCAAACATTAACTTATGATGGTTCTGTAAAAAATGTGACAGCTACCCTGAACCATACAGAATCAAATTTAATTTATAGTCCACAAGAAATTAGAAATGCAGGAGAATATGTTATTACCGTTTTTGCTCCGGGGTCCAAAAATTACAAAGAGGCCTCCAAACAAATAACTCTAATAATTAAAAAGGCAGTGGCAAACATTTCTGCTGATGAAACTCAAAAATTTACATATGACGGTTCTGTAAAAAATGTAACAGCTACTTTGAATCATACGGAAACTAATTTAATTTATACGCCACAGAGCTTTATTAATGCAGGTATACATAAAGTAACCGTAAGTGCTCCTGAAACTCAAAATTATTTGGAAGTATCTAAACAAATATCTTTAATAATTGAAAAGGCTAAGTCTGTTATTTCTGCTGATGACACACAAACTTTCATTTATGACGGTTCGGTGAAAAATGTTCAAGCCAATTTAAATCATACAGAAACTAATTTAATTTATTCTCCTCAACAAGGATATATTGAAGAAGGTTCTTATGATATTATCATTATAGCTAATGAAAGTTCAAATTATTTAGCTTCATCTAAAAATGTAAAACTAGTTATAAATAAAAATTCACTGGGAGTAGATGATATTACGGTAGAAAATAAAGAAATCAAAATAGCACCGAATCCGGTTTCAACTATTTTAAAAATAGCTTTCTCAAAACCACTGGTTAAAAAAGAAGTAATAAGCATCTATGATCTAATGGGTAGATTAATTATGAAAACCACCATTGCTCCGGGAGAAAAAATTAAAGAAGTCGATTTTAACGGTTATTATTCCGGTGTTTATATTTTAAAATATAAAAACAAAGTATTCAAAATCGTTAAAGAGTAA